The following are from one region of the Amylibacter sp. IMCC11727 genome:
- a CDS encoding helix-turn-helix domain-containing protein, which translates to METGLGNRGPRGFDNFEVTLGDQMRGERATLGKSLLDVQRDLRIKATYISAIENCDPSVFQTPGFIAGYVRSYARYLEMDPDECFMRFCEESGFNGVHSDLKSGSLATKSAALLQTPVRPAHADPIARPRIPRYVESSGIFSNLSPSALGSVMVLALLVLGLGYGSWTVLQEVQRVQFVPVNQTPGVTSEVADLTETSTQQPSTVVGINPTTTLQTSNLDQLYRPQELEVPQMVPRDAPIASLDAGSLGAYADQQAPTLTATREAPLTEQQTPRVVAEGPPPVDLVAMKAAWVRIYFDDGTVLFEKILDAGESYRLPVGVENPLLRAGNAGAVYVKVGDNAFGPVGNAGGVVRGVPLDREAVTESIALATDFVQPSSPPLNLDELRNVGDAGALIQSTGN; encoded by the coding sequence ATGGAAACTGGGTTAGGAAATCGCGGTCCACGTGGCTTTGATAATTTCGAGGTAACACTCGGGGATCAAATGCGTGGTGAACGTGCGACGCTTGGCAAGTCTTTGCTGGACGTGCAGCGCGACCTACGCATCAAGGCGACCTATATCTCTGCCATCGAAAACTGCGATCCTTCGGTATTCCAAACACCGGGCTTTATTGCTGGGTACGTGCGGTCCTACGCGCGGTATCTGGAAATGGACCCTGATGAATGCTTCATGCGCTTTTGTGAAGAAAGCGGCTTTAACGGTGTGCATTCCGATTTGAAATCAGGATCACTGGCCACAAAATCTGCGGCTCTGTTGCAAACGCCTGTTCGCCCAGCACACGCCGATCCGATTGCTCGTCCGCGCATCCCACGCTACGTGGAATCCTCTGGCATCTTCAGCAATCTGTCACCGTCAGCACTCGGTTCTGTAATGGTTCTGGCTCTTTTGGTCTTGGGACTCGGTTATGGCAGTTGGACGGTTTTGCAAGAAGTGCAGCGCGTCCAGTTTGTGCCTGTTAACCAAACACCAGGGGTAACATCTGAAGTTGCGGATTTGACCGAAACCTCCACGCAACAACCGTCAACTGTTGTGGGCATTAATCCAACGACGACGCTGCAAACATCCAATTTGGATCAATTGTACCGTCCGCAAGAGCTTGAGGTGCCGCAAATGGTGCCACGGGATGCGCCAATTGCTTCGCTTGATGCGGGCAGTCTTGGGGCCTATGCCGATCAGCAAGCCCCAACACTCACCGCAACGCGCGAGGCGCCGCTGACAGAGCAGCAAACTCCTCGGGTTGTCGCCGAGGGACCACCACCTGTTGACCTCGTCGCGATGAAGGCGGCTTGGGTGCGGATTTATTTCGATGACGGCACGGTTCTGTTTGAAAAAATCTTGGACGCAGGTGAAAGCTATCGCCTGCCAGTTGGTGTGGAAAATCCATTGCTGCGGGCCGGGAACGCGGGCGCGGTTTATGTGAAAGTTGGCGACAATGCGTTTGGCCCCGTGGGGAATGCGGGCGGTGTTGTTCGCGGTGTGCCGTTGGATCGCGAAGCGGTCACAGAGTCGATCGCACTGGCCACAGATTTCG
- the hemA gene encoding 5-aminolevulinate synthase: protein MDYDQHIDAALNRLHEEGRYRVFQNIRRKNQQFPKADWTKPDGTVQDITVWCGNDYLGMGQHPVVLDALKSAADVAGAGSGGTRNISGNTSFHHRLEMELADLHTKERAVVFTSAYNANEATLSVLPKLFPGLIILSDELNHASMIEGIRHGFCEKHVFRHNDVAHLRSVLETLPSDAPKLIAFESLYSMDGDFGPIEQICDLADEFNALTYIDEVHAVGLYGARGGGITERDNLAHRIDIINGTLAKAYGVMGGYIATTDKLADAIRSYAPGFIFTTSLPPAVAAAAAASVAHLKNDANLREVHQAKAAQLKSRIRALNLPLDDHGSHIVPVHVGNPVKCKMLSDMLLEDYGIYVQPINFPTVPRGTERLRFTPSPVHTDKMINDLVSALDNLWQHCALNRMDMTG from the coding sequence ATGGATTACGACCAGCATATCGATGCCGCACTGAACCGCCTTCACGAGGAGGGGCGTTACCGTGTGTTTCAAAATATTCGTCGAAAGAATCAGCAGTTTCCTAAAGCCGATTGGACGAAACCAGATGGCACAGTCCAAGACATAACTGTCTGGTGTGGCAACGATTATTTGGGCATGGGGCAGCATCCAGTTGTGCTCGATGCGTTGAAATCTGCCGCTGATGTGGCAGGTGCGGGATCAGGTGGCACGCGCAACATCTCTGGCAATACATCCTTTCATCATCGCCTAGAAATGGAGCTCGCAGATCTGCACACCAAGGAACGGGCGGTTGTGTTCACTTCTGCTTATAACGCGAATGAGGCGACGCTGTCCGTGTTGCCCAAACTGTTTCCGGGCCTAATTATTCTTTCGGATGAATTGAACCACGCGTCCATGATCGAAGGCATTCGCCACGGCTTTTGTGAAAAGCATGTGTTCCGTCACAATGATGTGGCGCATTTGCGGTCTGTTTTGGAAACGCTGCCATCGGATGCACCGAAATTGATCGCGTTTGAATCGCTTTATTCCATGGATGGGGATTTTGGCCCCATCGAACAAATTTGCGATCTAGCCGATGAGTTTAATGCGCTGACCTACATTGACGAAGTCCATGCGGTGGGCCTGTACGGTGCGCGTGGAGGCGGCATTACGGAACGCGATAATCTTGCGCATCGTATTGATATCATTAACGGAACTTTGGCCAAGGCTTATGGGGTGATGGGGGGGTATATCGCCACAACAGACAAGCTTGCGGATGCTATTCGTTCCTATGCACCTGGGTTCATTTTCACCACATCATTGCCGCCCGCGGTGGCTGCCGCTGCCGCCGCATCCGTGGCGCATCTGAAAAACGATGCCAATTTGCGCGAAGTCCATCAGGCCAAAGCTGCGCAGTTAAAATCCCGCATCCGCGCGCTGAACTTACCGCTGGATGACCATGGAAGCCATATTGTCCCTGTGCATGTGGGCAACCCTGTGAAGTGTAAGATGCTGTCTGATATGCTGCTCGAAGACTATGGAATTTACGTGCAGCCGATCAACTTCCCAACTGTGCCACGGGGAACCGAACGCCTGCGGTTTACGCCATCTCCTGTCCACACGGATAAGATGATAAATGACCTCGTTTCAGCGCTCGACAACCTATGGCAGCACTGTGCCCTGAATCGCATGGATATGACCGGATAA
- a CDS encoding winged helix DNA-binding protein translates to MSIHTALETQEDQGQGTEFLGSYLETLSMVERLHRLLLDVIKDEFERLGLLDINSVQALLLFNIGENEVTAGELKSRGYYQGSNVSYNLKKLVEAGYMHHHRCEIDRRAVRVKLTTKGREIRGIVSDLFLRHAGGMVDQEVIGEVGLQNINTVLRRVERYWTDQIRYIY, encoded by the coding sequence ATGAGCATTCATACAGCGCTTGAAACCCAAGAAGATCAGGGCCAGGGGACAGAATTTCTCGGTTCATACCTTGAAACACTGTCCATGGTGGAACGGCTGCATCGGCTTTTGCTTGATGTGATCAAAGATGAATTTGAACGATTGGGTCTGCTCGACATCAATTCGGTCCAAGCTCTCCTTTTGTTTAACATCGGCGAAAACGAGGTGACGGCAGGGGAATTGAAATCCCGTGGTTATTACCAAGGTTCCAATGTGTCCTATAACCTGAAAAAACTTGTCGAAGCTGGGTACATGCACCACCACAGGTGCGAAATTGATCGTCGTGCAGTACGGGTCAAGCTGACGACAAAGGGGCGAGAAATCCGCGGCATTGTGTCCGATCTTTTTTTGCGCCACGCGGGCGGCATGGTCGATCAAGAGGTGATCGGCGAGGTTGGATTGCAAAATATCAATACGGTTCTGCGCCGCGTGGAACGGTATTGGACAGACCAAATCCGCTATATTTATTAA
- a CDS encoding succinate dehydrogenase assembly factor 2: MDVPVPENESHDTRLRRLRMRSWRRGMKEMDLILGQFADTELKNLSAEDLDDHEMLMNEPDQDLYAWLSGASPTPEIYKPAIARILDNMSTLSTKVS; encoded by the coding sequence ATGGATGTGCCAGTGCCTGAAAATGAATCCCATGACACCCGATTGCGCCGACTGCGAATGCGGTCTTGGCGCCGTGGGATGAAGGAAATGGACCTTATTTTGGGGCAATTTGCAGACACTGAACTGAAAAATCTATCTGCAGAAGATCTGGACGACCATGAAATGCTCATGAACGAACCTGATCAGGATTTATACGCATGGCTGAGCGGGGCCAGCCCCACACCAGAGATTTACAAGCCTGCAATTGCGCGAATTTTAGACAATATGTCGACGTTATCGACAAAAGTTTCGTAA
- a CDS encoding pyridoxal phosphate-dependent aminotransferase, whose product MSDFLSKTLERVKPSPTIMISAKAAELKAAGRDVIALSAGEPDFDTPDNIKDAAKAAMDAGKTKYTAPDGIPELKQAICDKFKRDNGLDYAPSQVSISTGGKQVLYNALMATLNEGDEVVIPGPYWVSYPDMVLLAGGTPVVAETSLQTQFKLTADQLEAAITPKTKWLIFNSPSNPSGAGYSREELKMLTDVLLRHPHVWVMTDDMYEHLAYGDFEFCTPAQVEPRLYDRTLTVNGVSKAYAMTGWRIGYAAGPEHLISAMRKVQSQSTSNPCSISQWAAIEALNGPQDYIEMSRPIFEARRDLVVDMLNAAKGISCPTPDGAFYVYPSIAECIGKTTPSGVVIENDEVFATQLLEAEGVAVVFGAAFGVSPNFRVSYATSEEELTDACTRIQNFCQGLV is encoded by the coding sequence ATGTCTGACTTTTTGTCCAAAACACTCGAACGGGTGAAACCTTCGCCCACGATCATGATTTCCGCCAAAGCGGCCGAGCTAAAGGCCGCTGGACGGGACGTTATTGCGCTGAGCGCGGGTGAGCCAGATTTTGACACACCAGACAATATCAAAGATGCGGCCAAGGCGGCAATGGATGCGGGTAAAACCAAATACACCGCTCCTGATGGCATCCCCGAATTGAAGCAAGCCATTTGTGACAAATTCAAACGAGACAACGGCTTGGACTACGCCCCCAGCCAGGTGTCGATTTCCACAGGCGGGAAACAGGTGCTCTATAATGCCCTTATGGCCACTCTGAACGAAGGGGACGAAGTTGTCATTCCTGGTCCCTATTGGGTGTCTTATCCCGATATGGTTCTATTGGCAGGGGGCACACCTGTTGTGGCCGAAACCTCTTTACAAACCCAATTCAAGCTGACCGCTGATCAACTCGAAGCCGCAATCACCCCTAAAACCAAATGGCTGATCTTCAACTCTCCGTCCAATCCTTCAGGTGCTGGATACAGCCGTGAGGAGTTGAAAATGTTAACAGACGTGTTGCTGCGTCACCCCCACGTGTGGGTAATGACAGACGATATGTACGAACATCTTGCCTATGGGGATTTCGAATTCTGTACTCCTGCGCAGGTGGAGCCTCGCCTATATGATCGCACCTTAACAGTGAACGGCGTGTCCAAAGCATACGCCATGACAGGTTGGCGGATCGGCTATGCCGCGGGGCCAGAACACCTGATTTCAGCTATGCGCAAGGTGCAATCGCAATCCACTTCCAACCCCTGTTCTATCAGCCAATGGGCCGCGATAGAGGCGTTGAACGGGCCGCAAGACTACATTGAAATGTCCCGCCCGATTTTTGAAGCCCGCCGCGATTTGGTTGTAGACATGTTAAACGCGGCCAAAGGCATCAGCTGTCCCACGCCAGATGGGGCGTTTTACGTGTATCCTTCCATCGCAGAGTGCATAGGCAAAACCACCCCAAGCGGAGTTGTCATTGAAAACGACGAAGTGTTCGCAACGCAACTGTTAGAGGCCGAAGGGGTTGCCGTTGTCTTTGGCGCCGCCTTTGGGGTTTCGCCAAACTTCCGCGTAAGTTATGCCACATCAGAAGAAGAACTCACAGATGCCTGTACGCGCATTCAAAACTTCTGTCAGGGATTGGTTTAA
- a CDS encoding Lrp/AsnC family transcriptional regulator, whose product MSIALDPLDKKILTELQSDASQSLDEIAKKVGASKTPIWNRIRKMREAGLITKQTTLIDPEMLGLEACFFVLIRTSEHDENWQAKFLKTLLERPEVMEAHRLAGDIDYILKVRVTNAKAYDTFYQALISEVKIFNVTALLSMEEIKSTTMLPVD is encoded by the coding sequence ATGTCCATCGCCTTAGACCCGCTCGATAAGAAAATCCTCACCGAGCTTCAAAGCGATGCCTCTCAATCGCTGGATGAAATCGCCAAAAAAGTGGGTGCGAGCAAAACCCCCATCTGGAATCGCATCCGTAAAATGCGCGAGGCTGGATTGATCACCAAACAGACCACATTGATTGATCCTGAAATGCTGGGTCTGGAAGCGTGTTTCTTCGTCCTTATCCGCACCTCTGAACACGATGAAAACTGGCAGGCGAAGTTCCTGAAAACCTTGTTGGAACGCCCCGAAGTCATGGAAGCGCATCGCCTTGCAGGGGATATTGATTATATTCTGAAGGTCCGCGTCACCAACGCCAAAGCCTATGACACGTTTTATCAGGCGCTGATTTCAGAGGTGAAGATTTTCAACGTTACGGCCCTATTGTCGATGGAAGAAATCAAATCCACCACAATGCTGCCTGTCGACTAA
- the cysG gene encoding siroheme synthase CysG: MKHFPIFVNLVGQKVLVAGVGETAVAKLRLILKTEAEVHVFGQDAVDQVQAWADAGRVTLHNRVLKPEDCWGATLVYAAQDDAALDARVARIGRAAGAMVNIVDNLQDSMFITPAIVDRDPVTVAIGTEGAAPVLARHIKKTVEESLPPSLGLLARLGQAFRGAVEVLPMGRKRRDFWSKFYFERGPLALAEGGEVAVKAELETLLAQTIAAKRSPGRVDLVGAGPGDPELLTLKARKLMHEADVVLHDQLVTRDILELARREAIVIETGKKGFGPSWKQEEINDLLVSHAAQGHHVVRLKSGDPAVFGRLDEEMDALDAAGVDWAIVPGITAASAAAANTRVSLTQRGRNSALQFLTAHDVNGFADQQWRDLAKPDAVAAVYMGKKAATFLRGRLLMHGASGDVPVTVVENASRPDQRILQATLMTLPEVLAASDVSGPAVMLLGLAPRAAVEAAMDLDISEMEQA; the protein is encoded by the coding sequence ATGAAGCACTTTCCGATTTTTGTAAACTTGGTCGGCCAAAAGGTTCTGGTGGCTGGTGTTGGTGAAACGGCTGTGGCCAAGCTACGGTTGATCCTCAAGACCGAGGCCGAAGTACATGTGTTTGGCCAAGATGCAGTGGATCAGGTTCAGGCATGGGCTGATGCTGGGCGCGTCACATTGCATAATCGGGTGCTCAAACCAGAGGATTGCTGGGGAGCAACTCTGGTTTACGCGGCGCAGGATGACGCCGCGCTCGATGCGCGGGTTGCACGGATTGGGCGAGCCGCAGGGGCAATGGTGAACATTGTCGATAACCTGCAGGACAGCATGTTCATTACACCCGCGATTGTTGATCGCGACCCTGTGACAGTGGCCATCGGAACCGAAGGGGCTGCCCCTGTTTTAGCACGCCATATCAAGAAGACCGTCGAAGAGTCCCTGCCGCCCTCCTTGGGCTTGCTCGCACGGTTGGGTCAGGCTTTCCGCGGTGCCGTTGAAGTTCTGCCCATGGGGCGCAAGCGGCGTGATTTCTGGTCTAAATTCTACTTTGAGCGCGGTCCCCTTGCGCTGGCCGAAGGGGGTGAAGTGGCCGTAAAAGCAGAGTTGGAAACCTTATTGGCGCAAACGATTGCCGCAAAACGTTCTCCTGGCCGTGTGGATTTGGTGGGCGCGGGTCCAGGGGATCCTGAACTGCTCACGCTGAAGGCCCGCAAGCTAATGCACGAAGCCGATGTTGTACTCCACGATCAGCTGGTGACGCGCGATATCTTAGAGCTGGCACGACGCGAAGCGATTGTGATTGAAACAGGCAAAAAAGGCTTTGGGCCAAGCTGGAAACAGGAAGAAATCAATGATTTGCTCGTGTCCCATGCGGCGCAGGGGCATCACGTGGTGCGTTTAAAATCAGGTGATCCCGCAGTGTTCGGGCGGCTCGACGAAGAAATGGATGCGCTTGATGCGGCAGGTGTGGATTGGGCGATTGTGCCAGGCATCACAGCAGCATCTGCAGCGGCGGCAAATACACGCGTTTCACTGACTCAACGCGGGCGCAATTCGGCACTGCAGTTTTTAACAGCGCATGATGTGAACGGATTTGCCGATCAGCAGTGGCGCGATTTGGCCAAACCAGATGCGGTAGCTGCCGTTTACATGGGCAAAAAAGCAGCGACGTTTTTGCGCGGGCGTTTGTTGATGCACGGCGCGTCGGGCGATGTGCCTGTGACGGTTGTGGAAAATGCGTCACGCCCAGATCAGCGGATATTGCAGGCCACACTGATGACATTGCCCGAAGTTTTGGCAGCGTCAGATGTGTCTGGCCCTGCCGTGATGTTGCTGGGTTTGGCCCCACGGGCGGCGGTTGAGGCCGCGATGGATTTGGATATTTCAGAAATGGAGCAAGCTTGA
- a CDS encoding DUF2849 domain-containing protein, whose amino-acid sequence MAKKFTPKVLTANDLLSGDVIYWNENGDWVEAFEDALYLDTEKLAFHVLRLAQKQALEIVGPYLADAELGADDKPQPSHFREDFRATGPSNYHHGKQAELA is encoded by the coding sequence ATGGCGAAGAAATTCACCCCGAAAGTGCTGACCGCAAACGATTTGCTGAGCGGTGACGTAATTTACTGGAACGAAAATGGCGATTGGGTCGAAGCGTTCGAAGATGCGCTGTATCTGGACACAGAAAAACTGGCGTTTCACGTTCTGCGCTTGGCGCAAAAACAAGCACTGGAAATCGTGGGCCCCTACCTTGCGGATGCAGAATTGGGTGCGGATGACAAACCGCAACCATCGCATTTTCGCGAAGATTTTCGCGCCACAGGACCCAGCAATTACCACCACGGCAAACAAGCGGAGTTGGCGTAA
- a CDS encoding nitrite/sulfite reductase, whose translation MYSYSEFDHAFIKERNKQFRAQVERRIDGSLTEDEFKPLRLMNGLYLQLHAYMLRVAIPYGTLNSGQMRQLALIAEKFDKGYGHFTTRQNIQFNWPKLRDVPDILDALAEVEMHAIQTSGNCVRNVTADHFAGAAADEIADPRPTAELLRQWSTDHPEFAFLGRKFKIAVTGSETDRAVTKAHDIGLRMVRNDAGEAGYEVIVGGGLGRTPMIGKVLRDFLPVEDLLPYVESILQIYNRLGRRDNKYKARIKITVHENGIETIRDLVEERFTIQRAAFGGYDQKLFAEIKKAFAAPAFISASLDGFLDAQNKDGAFRSWVDTNLSAHREADYSIVTISIKAHGQTPGDATADQMRVLADIAEEFGHNELRISHEQNVILPHVHKSHLPAIYARLKEAGLATANIGLISDIIACPGMDYCALATARSIPVAQQIATRFDELKLEHDIGALKIKISGCINACGHHHVGHIGILGLDRAGVENYQITLGGDGTETATIGERAGPGFAYDEIVPAIERLIYAYLDIRDSEEETFLQTYRRVGLEPFKLALYPEQQIAAE comes from the coding sequence ATGTACAGCTATTCAGAATTTGATCACGCGTTCATCAAAGAGCGCAACAAACAGTTCCGCGCCCAAGTGGAACGCCGTATCGACGGCAGCCTGACCGAAGACGAGTTCAAGCCACTGCGCTTGATGAACGGGCTTTACCTGCAATTGCATGCCTACATGCTGCGTGTGGCCATTCCATACGGCACACTCAACAGCGGGCAAATGCGGCAGTTGGCATTGATTGCCGAGAAGTTTGACAAAGGTTATGGCCATTTCACAACGCGCCAGAACATTCAGTTCAATTGGCCAAAACTGCGTGATGTGCCCGATATCCTCGACGCATTGGCCGAGGTGGAAATGCACGCCATTCAAACCTCTGGCAACTGTGTACGCAACGTGACCGCCGATCACTTTGCAGGGGCAGCGGCGGATGAAATCGCCGACCCGCGCCCAACGGCAGAATTGCTGCGGCAATGGTCCACAGACCACCCTGAGTTCGCCTTTTTAGGGCGGAAGTTCAAAATTGCGGTAACTGGATCAGAAACAGATCGCGCGGTGACCAAAGCTCACGACATTGGCCTACGCATGGTGCGCAATGATGCAGGCGAAGCAGGCTACGAAGTGATCGTAGGGGGCGGTTTGGGCCGCACACCGATGATTGGCAAAGTCCTTCGCGATTTCCTGCCCGTAGAAGATTTGCTGCCATATGTCGAAAGCATTTTGCAAATCTATAACCGTCTAGGCCGCCGCGATAACAAATACAAAGCGCGGATCAAAATCACAGTACATGAAAATGGGATTGAGACCATTCGCGACCTCGTTGAAGAGCGGTTTACAATCCAACGAGCAGCCTTCGGTGGGTATGACCAAAAGCTGTTTGCTGAGATCAAAAAGGCATTTGCTGCGCCGGCCTTTATCAGCGCATCCCTCGACGGGTTTCTTGATGCACAAAACAAAGATGGCGCGTTCCGCTCTTGGGTAGATACAAACCTATCTGCGCACCGCGAGGCGGATTATTCCATCGTCACAATTTCGATCAAAGCCCATGGGCAAACCCCAGGCGATGCAACCGCAGACCAAATGCGCGTCTTGGCGGATATTGCCGAAGAGTTCGGACACAACGAACTGCGGATTAGCCACGAGCAGAACGTGATCCTGCCCCATGTGCATAAATCCCATTTGCCCGCCATTTATGCGCGGCTGAAAGAGGCAGGCTTGGCCACCGCAAATATCGGGCTGATTTCCGACATTATCGCCTGCCCGGGTATGGATTACTGTGCGCTGGCAACCGCACGCTCTATCCCCGTGGCGCAACAGATCGCAACACGGTTTGACGAGCTGAAATTGGAGCATGATATCGGTGCGTTGAAAATCAAGATTTCAGGCTGCATCAATGCCTGTGGGCACCACCATGTGGGCCACATCGGCATTCTGGGCTTGGATCGGGCTGGCGTGGAAAACTATCAGATCACGCTGGGCGGTGACGGTACAGAAACCGCAACCATTGGTGAACGCGCAGGACCTGGTTTTGCCTATGACGAAATCGTGCCAGCCATTGAGCGGTTGATCTACGCCTACCTCGACATTCGAGACAGCGAAGAAGAGACCTTTTTGCAAACCTATCGTCGTGTTGGACTGGAGCCATTCAAATTGGCGCTCTACCCCGAACAGCAAATCGCAGCGGAGTAA
- a CDS encoding phosphoadenylyl-sulfate reductase, whose amino-acid sequence MPFESAYLSVPERVELMNFRYRNHAAIPVLGATLSDPFIGKIALVSSFGAESVVLLHLVSLIKPDTPVIMIDTEMLFPETLDYQAEVADRLNLTDVRIIRAPSKTVAEVDPDGTLHQSDPDACCALRKTEPLQATLEEFDGWITGRKRYQNGQRKDLDLFEVDTDHRFKINPLAHWRQQDLTTYMENNALPRHPLVAKGYPSIGCAPCTSPVAAGEDPRSGRWRGQDKVECGIHFGADGTVVRG is encoded by the coding sequence ATGCCCTTTGAAAGTGCATATCTGAGCGTGCCTGAACGGGTGGAGTTAATGAACTTCCGCTATCGCAACCACGCGGCCATCCCTGTGCTTGGCGCGACACTCAGCGATCCGTTTATCGGGAAAATCGCACTGGTGTCGTCCTTCGGCGCAGAAAGCGTGGTGCTTTTGCATTTGGTTTCATTGATCAAGCCCGACACCCCCGTAATCATGATCGACACTGAAATGCTCTTTCCCGAAACGTTGGATTATCAGGCAGAGGTTGCGGATCGTTTAAACCTTACGGATGTGCGGATCATTCGGGCCCCATCGAAAACCGTTGCGGAAGTGGACCCAGACGGCACATTGCACCAATCCGATCCCGATGCCTGTTGCGCCCTGCGCAAAACCGAACCTTTGCAGGCAACGCTGGAAGAGTTCGACGGCTGGATTACGGGGCGCAAACGCTATCAAAACGGGCAGCGCAAGGACTTGGACCTGTTCGAGGTGGACACGGATCACCGCTTCAAGATCAATCCCTTGGCCCATTGGCGGCAACAAGATTTGACGACTTATATGGAAAACAACGCCCTACCCCGCCATCCACTGGTGGCCAAAGGCTATCCATCAATTGGGTGCGCTCCCTGCACCAGTCCTGTCGCGGCAGGCGAAGATCCCCGATCAGGACGCTGGCGTGGGCAAGACAAAGTAGAATGCGGAATACATTTCGGGGCCGATGGCACCGTCGTAAGAGGATAA
- a CDS encoding DUF934 domain-containing protein — protein MTNVIVQDTGFVTDDWSGPLLDWDVATQGGADPDAGYGLDVPNTVTAEQLKPYFNSVSMIRVSFPNSADGRGFSIARTLRLLGYTGRLRAHGHVLADQYTMARRVGFDEVEIDAALAERQPEDQWLARANWQDHGYLQRLQASA, from the coding sequence ATGACAAACGTAATCGTGCAAGACACTGGCTTTGTGACAGATGATTGGTCGGGTCCCCTTTTGGATTGGGATGTGGCCACCCAAGGGGGTGCTGACCCTGATGCAGGCTATGGCCTTGATGTGCCAAACACCGTGACAGCGGAACAGTTGAAACCCTATTTCAATTCTGTGTCGATGATCCGTGTATCGTTTCCAAATTCTGCGGATGGGCGAGGGTTTTCCATCGCGCGGACGCTGCGGCTGTTGGGATATACGGGCCGTTTGCGGGCGCATGGGCATGTGCTGGCGGATCAATACACAATGGCACGGCGTGTTGGGTTTGATGAGGTTGAAATTGATGCAGCGCTTGCCGAACGACAGCCCGAAGATCAATGGTTGGCACGGGCCAATTGGCAAGACCATGGCTATCTGCAGCGTTTGCAAGCCAGCGCCTAA
- a CDS encoding ferredoxin--NADP reductase, with amino-acid sequence MTDQTLNTTEAKPVPVLPDAQTVTSITHHNDWLFSFRVTRPQSLRFRSGEFVMIGLMGDPHPETGKQKPLLRAYSIASPSWDDELEFYSIKVQDGPLTSKLQHIKVGDQIILRPKPVGTLVLDALLPGNRMYFVCTGTGIAPFASLIRDPELYEKYDEVILAHTCRYKSELTYGADLVASLADDPLIGEFVGDKLKYYATTTREDSPRMGRVTDLLRNGTIAKEFDLPPLDPKTDRLMVCGSMALNLDVKDICESAGMTEGSNSMPAEFVVEKAFVGEGVTENFDG; translated from the coding sequence ATGACGGATCAAACACTCAACACGACAGAGGCGAAACCCGTGCCTGTACTACCTGACGCGCAAACCGTGACTTCGATCACCCACCACAATGACTGGCTGTTTTCATTTCGCGTGACCCGCCCGCAATCCCTGCGGTTCCGCTCTGGCGAATTTGTAATGATTGGCCTGATGGGCGATCCGCACCCTGAAACAGGCAAACAAAAGCCCCTTTTGCGTGCGTATTCCATCGCCTCTCCCAGCTGGGATGACGAATTGGAATTCTATTCGATCAAGGTCCAAGACGGCCCCCTGACCAGCAAGTTGCAACACATTAAAGTGGGCGATCAGATCATTTTGCGCCCCAAACCCGTTGGTACGCTGGTTCTGGACGCATTGCTGCCTGGCAATCGCATGTATTTCGTCTGCACAGGCACAGGCATTGCGCCCTTTGCAAGCCTGATCCGCGATCCAGAGTTGTATGAGAAATACGACGAAGTGATTTTGGCGCACACCTGTCGGTACAAAAGCGAGCTGACCTATGGCGCGGATTTGGTGGCATCCCTTGCCGATGATCCGCTGATTGGCGAGTTTGTCGGCGACAAGCTGAAATACTACGCCACCACCACCCGCGAAGACAGCCCGCGCATGGGCCGCGTTACAGATCTTTTGCGCAATGGTACGATTGCGAAAGAGTTCGACCTCCCCCCGCTTGATCCCAAAACAGATCGCTTGATGGTATGCGGGTCTATGGCGCTCAACCTTGATGTAAAAGACATCTGCGAGAGCGCTGGGATGACCGAGGGGTCGAATTCGATGCCTGCTGAGTTTGTGGTTGAAAAGGCCTTTGTGGGCGAAGGGGTTACTGAGAACTTTGACGGGTAA